The following proteins are encoded in a genomic region of Macrobrachium rosenbergii isolate ZJJX-2024 chromosome 31, ASM4041242v1, whole genome shotgun sequence:
- the LOC136855402 gene encoding papilin-like isoform X2 has product MDIPGAIIRWLQGAGLSVGGRGQSKETPPPARSARQEREVKVTPFKRSRSRVYYASQSDGWTGEATPKDKPACRDLNLRSSPGPPAGVTQEMRNTSASKSSPADRSPYSFRSGGLRKLSQSFEEACRVSSPDVNDVLREAVILETGEDAVSSGEEAGEVSPGGSFRGSLRGSPSHRSQDSGYSDSGESTNAQNDSDGPSTTPPNVKHITRVYFSDGLEQARLYNDKIVCSPEVNGSFISPRPSPSGRSPLIDNVSMVSVGKPSPTGSQTSSKSLNISAGQTSPVYSSLTRSNLVSPQVSPGSRADASLEELSEELETKSILEAAAKRTGAVRKRTPNVSSAFKRGQRKSTSSEKLTADGRAECRRPAPLRARRRCSAGDLQLQQQQQQHQQHSHQHKKHAKSQTQDQVTTPTYTSQSTSTIDLGKVNQGCGTGRLGGACSLDALDDPVPASRVAGHLDASSSSDNLVVFASSTFQSCCYSLASPANS; this is encoded by the coding sequence gGTGCAGGACTGTCCGTGGGTGGCCGTGGTCAGTCCAAGGAAACGCCCCCGCCAGCGAGATCGGCCAGACAAGAGAGGGAGGTCAAAGTGACACCATTCAAACGAAGTCGCTCGAGGGTCTACTATGCCTCTCAGAGTGATGGCTGGACAGGCGAGGCCACACCTAAGGACAAGCCGGCCTGCAGAGACTTGAATTTGAGATCGTCACCTGGACCGCCTGCGGGCGTGACCCAGGAAATGAGAAATACTTCTGCTAGCAAGTCCTCGCCCGCAGACAGGTCTCCGTATTCATTCAGGTCTGGTGGTCTCCGGAAATTGAGCCAGAGCTTCGAAGAAGCCTGTAGAGTCAGCTCGCCAGATGTGAATGACGTACTTCGGGAAGCTGTTATTTTGGAGACTGGTGAAGATGCCGTCAGCTCTGGAGAGGAAGCTGGGGAGGTGTCCCCAGGTGGGTCATTTAGAGGGTCTCTTAGGGGATCTCCCTCCCACAGGTCTCAGGACTCCGGCTATTCTGACTCAGGGGAGTCCACCAACGCCCAGAATGACAGTGATGGGCCTTCTACCACTCCCCCCAACGTGAAACACATCACTCGGGTTTATTTCAGCGATGGACTCGAACAAGCTCGGTTGTACAATGATAAAATTGTCTGTTCTCCGGAAGTTAACGGAAGTTTCATAAGTCCTCGACCAAGTCCTTCGGGAAGAAGTCCTTTGATTGATAATGTTTCTATGGTTAGTGTTGGGAAACCAAGTCCTACCGGTAGCCAAACAAGTTCAAAAAGTCTTAATATATCAGCAGGTCAGACAAGCCCCGTTTATTCAAGCTTGACGAGGTCAAACCTCGTCAGTCCTCAGGTCAGTCCAGGTAGCAGAGCCGATGCGAGCTTGGAGGAGTTGTCAGAAGAACTCGAGACAAAGAGTATTTTAGAAGCTGCAGCGAAGAGGACTGGCGCCGTCAGAAAGAGAACTCCAAATGTGTCCTCTGCATTCAAGAGAGGACAGAGGAAGAGCACGAGCAGTGAAAAATTAACTGCTGATGGCAGAGCTGAGTGCAGGAGGCCTGCTCCTCTGAGGGCCAGAAGACGATGCTCAGCCGGGGACctgcagctgcagcagcagcagcagcagcatcagcaacaTTCTCATCAGCATAAGAAACACGCAAAGAGCCAGACTCAAGACCAGGTAACTACGCCGACATATACCTCACAGAGCACCAGTACAATCGATCTTGGTAAGGTAAACCAAGGGTGTGGGACAGGAAGACTCGGAGGGGCCTGCTCACTGGATGCCCTAGATGACCCTGTTCCTGCTTCAAGGGTAGCTGGGCATCTGGATGCCTCGTCTTCGTCTGACAATCTCGTCGTCTTCGCCAGTTCGACCTTCCAGTCATGCTGCTACAGTCTCGCGTCCCCAGCAAACTCGTAG